The Pedobacter ginsengisoli region TGGTAGCGTTGGCCGATTCGTTGACAAACTGCACCGTTGCAGGGGCATAAGAAATCTTGTTCTTAAAGCCATAGCTAAAAGAGGCGATCGGATTGTCGTCTGTTGTAATCAGTAATACCCGAGAAGTGAACACGTTGTGGCTTTTATTAGCGGCCTTAAGGGTAACGGTATAAGCTCCCGGTGTTACGAAGGTAACCTTGCCTGGTTGCTCTTTGCTGGATGTAGTACCGTTGTTAAAGTCCCATTGGTGGGAAGTAGCGTTTTTGGTTAGGTTAGTGAAAGTGATCTCTGCAGGAGCGATCGAACTGCCGGCCCAGGAAAAGTCAGGCAGTACCGCCTCATTACCCTCAAGTGGAACCTTTGGTGCACTCCCCTTCTTACATGAAGAGACCGCCAGCAGCAGACACATTAGAAAATAACTCATTTTGTTCATAGTACTTTTTTTCTTTGAACCTACTGGATTTCGCCAGGAAAAACCAATAAAGTAGATAAACTGCGCATACAGGTAGATGAACAACCTATCAGCCGTTCCGAAACTCAAAATTAAAACCGCTAACTAAGAGTATAACTCTAAGTTGGTAATTCTATCTATCGAACCAATCCTTTTATCACTTGAAGAAGGTCTTCTGTCGACTTTTCAGGATAAACTTCCGCGTACAATTGAACTTTGCGGGGATCAGTGTCTGAAGAGTGCGCTAGCTGACGAGGTTATTCGGGACCAGATTAGTGTAGCCTAACCCCTGACGATGATGATGATGATGATAATAAAACATAATATGATGACAAAGAAAAAATTGATCTGCATGTTGTTGATAGCATGCACCGCACTTCAAGCCTGCAAGAAAAAAAATGGCGATCAGCCGGATGCGCCCGACGAACCTACCATACCGGGTGCCATTCGTGTGGAACATGGAGAGCCGATAGGCGAGGTCACAGCCAAGACCATCGGACCTAATGGTGGGGAATTGACCATCCCTAACACTACTTTTAAACTCACTGTTCCAGCCGGAGCTGTGGATAGAGATGTAAACTTCAGTGTACAGCAAGTAAACAATACCCTTCCTAATGGCGCAGCAAGTCCTGTATACCGTCTTTTGCCCGAAGATGTACAGTTCAAAAAAGATGTTGAGATCAGTCTGCCCTATGATGATGCCAGCAACATGGTACAATCACTTGTGAGCCTTACCTATCAGGACAAGAAAGGATATTGGCGGGTGGTGAAGAACCCTGTTGTGAATAGGAACAATTATACGGTGACCGCTAAAATCCGACACTTTAGCGATTGGGTTGTCGTTTCCAGGTTATCGGTAGTAGTAGTCGACGGTCACAGTGATCTGGAAAAAAGCGAAAGTACAGAGCTGCAGCTATCTTTCATGCCAATCATTGAAGAGCATGCTGACCTTGATGACCTTTTAGGTAGAGTAGTCAAATTTGATGGGAGCAAAGTCAAGGAATGGAGGATGTTGGGGACCAGCACTGAAGACCGTGGCACCCTTACTATTGGTAGTGATCGCACATCAGCTACCTATAAGGCCCCTAGTACCTACCCTGAAAGAATGACCAGTCATAGTATAGAAGTAGTATTACATCCATTGGACGAAATAGAGAAGGAACACACTGCGAGAACGCGGATAACATTGCTCTCCGAGGAATACAGTTACACTTCAATAGAGGGGCAATCCGGTAGAATAGATGGGAATGCCGGGGTTGAGGTCTATAGCGGAAGCTCATCGACCTATGCAAACTTTCGAGGTCATTCAGGAAGTAGGCTTCACTTCGAAATACCCGACCAAAGCTTAGGGACCAAACCTTTTGGAGATAATGTACGCGCATCCTTTTTCTATTCGGATGGTAACAGTGACTATTATTCTAGTGCATATACCGAGTGTGTGCCTGCCGGAGAGCAGCATACCTCAGGGGTCATCGTACTGCTCGAGGAAAAAAATGGGCTGATCACCGGAGCGCTGAAGGGCGACCTTAAACAGAAAATTCGGAGCACACCATACTGTTACGGGAAGGCCGAAAAATTCTACGCTAAATTCAGGTTCAAGAAAAGATAAGATGCATCGATCATGTGAACGCAATTCTACTGCAGATACTTTGCATAAGTTTGGTCCTTCAGTGGAGCAATGTCCAAAGTGATGGGACGCATTTTTGTGGCTGCCATAGAGCTGAAATTTTTGATTTTACGATTCGCAGAATAAATACAGATATGAAAATACAGATACAAAGTTTCCATATAATTGGCCTGGCCGTACGCACCAGCAACGAGGGCGGCAGGGCCGAGAAAGATATTCCGGCATTATGGAGCCAGTTCTTTGGTGATGGCGTCCTTGCAAAAATCCCCAACAGGCATGATGATACCCTTTATTGTATCTACACCGATTACGAGAAAGACCATACCCTCCCCTACACGACTATCCTGGGCTGCAGGGTCGACAACCTCGAGGAAATTCCCGAGGGAATGACTGGACTGACGATTGAAGATGGCCAGTACCAACAGTATCCATTGAAGGGTAACTTGAACGATGGACTGGTTTATAACAAATGGAAGGAAATCTGGCAGTCGCCCTTGGAAAGATTGTTTTCGGCAGACTTTGAGGTCTATGACCATAGAAGCACCGATCCCAGTAATGCAGAGGTCGATATCTTTATTTCTCTTCGTTAGATTGCCTGGGCCATAAAGAAAGGAGGCCGTTTCATAATGAGACGGCCCTGCTTGTCAGATTATGAAGATTTGATATACCCCATCCTCCTGTCCTGAGCACTTGCAATCCCTGTCTTGTTATCAGCCTCCACTCCGAAATCCTTTATCAAATATATCCAGCAACTTTTAGGGTCGTCTCTTTGACAACTAAAGGTTGTCTGGTAGGTTGCCCACAATAAAGGGATAGAAAACGGCTTAGCATCGACAAACGACCAAAACATATCG contains the following coding sequences:
- a CDS encoding GyrI-like domain-containing protein, with product MKIQIQSFHIIGLAVRTSNEGGRAEKDIPALWSQFFGDGVLAKIPNRHDDTLYCIYTDYEKDHTLPYTTILGCRVDNLEEIPEGMTGLTIEDGQYQQYPLKGNLNDGLVYNKWKEIWQSPLERLFSADFEVYDHRSTDPSNAEVDIFISLR
- a CDS encoding PKD domain-containing protein, encoding MSFGTADRLFIYLYAQFIYFIGFSWRNPVGSKKKSTMNKMSYFLMCLLLAVSSCKKGSAPKVPLEGNEAVLPDFSWAGSSIAPAEITFTNLTKNATSHQWDFNNGTTSSKEQPGKVTFVTPGAYTVTLKAANKSHNVFTSRVLLITTDDNPIASFSYGFKNKISYAPATVQFVNESANATSYEWDINGRKDNVKSPIDYIFSTAGTYKAKLVAINSSKRSAVFEQDIIIEANPNPVAKFAVGKTPGGYFVGQEIYLINQSTNSDSYLWNFGIGGPADTSIEHAVVKFAKAGKHTIRLVSKKGNLTSKPYTITILVKDI